A segment of the Nitrospirota bacterium genome:
GTTCATCTCGTGGAAATGTTTCTGGAAGAACGACTCCCAGAACGAGGCATCGGCGTTCTGCAGCGGGAGCGCGGCCCCGGCGAGTCCGAGCGCAGCGCCTTTCAGGAACGATCTCCGGTCAACATGGATCCCTTCTCTGTTCTTCATGATTTTCTTCATCGCGGTCCTCGTCGGTTCCTACTTGATATCGGACGGTTTCACCGGGGGCGGCAGCGGCTTTAAGGGCTTGAACCGGGGATCATGGGGCCAGTGGCAATGGACGCAGAGGCGGTACTGCTTCTCGCCGTTCCACATGCCGGTCCTCTTCCCGTGCAGCCCGGCCTTCCATTCGCGCAGGATCGTGCCGTGACACTGGCCGCAGAGGTTGTACGATTCATCGAACGGAACGAGCTTGCCGTTGGCGAGGCGCAGCATGTCGCGATTGGAAGGATTGTGGCAGTCGAAGCACCAGCCGCCGGGCATGTGCTTCAGCACGATCTCCTGGTGCATTTCGAGCTTCCGGGGCTGCCTGTTTACCGGCATGCCTGCGTGGCACTGGGAGCAGGGGAAGATCCCGGGAGTGAACGGCGGGGGAGGAACGAAGAACTTCTTGCTGGGGGTTTCCGGTTCGGCCGCGAGCGCGGCGAACGCCGTAAGGATGACCAGAAACACGAGCGAGACAGGAACGAGAGCTCTTTCTTTGTTGGTCATGTGATCCGGTCCTTTCGAGAAGGAGTGGAGACCAGACAGGCATCAGGAACTGCAGGAGCAACGGACCTATAGTAATATGTTTCCGATTCCAATTGCAAACTCTAATTCTAATTTGAGCGGAAATGCTGATAAAACTGACAGCGCTGATGCTGATGTGAGCGGAGATCATGAATCGTTCTCCCGGGCTTCGATCGCCCGGGAGAACGACGGATGAAAAAGATCAATGGGCTTCCTGGCTTTCGAACACGGGGAATATCTTGGTGATCACCGTGAACAGGACAAAGGGCATGATGAAGATGCCGAGCGCGCCGACGAGGCCCTCCTTGACCGTTTCCCAGTTATGGGGCACGATCGGCAAGTGATAATGCATGTAGCCGGCAAAGGTGAGCGAGAAGGCCTGGCCGCCGATCACGACGTTCCACCGCATCATGAAAACGCCGAACAGCACAAGAACGCTGGCAAGGACTGCCCGGCGGATCGTCAGCCCCGGGACCAGGAACATGATGAGTGGGAGGAGATTGCCGATGCCGTACTGCAGGATGAAGATATCGCCGAAATCCCGTTCGTAAATGACGCTTCTCAAGATATCCCACGACTTGACCGCGGTATAGCCCCGGAATATGATGTCCAGAAGTTCGAGGCTGATCGCCGCCACCATGAATGCCAGAAGATACTTCGCCGTCATCTGCACGACGCTGATCTCGACGCTCTTGAGCTGCTCCTGCGACGGCAGGCCGGCATAGGAGGCCCTCTTGCGTTTGGCGAGGAACTTCCGTATCTCCATGGTCACGATATAGGTGAGCATGCAGAGCGCGATGCCGGAAACGATCGCGGACATGATGAAGATGACCGGCATGAGCGGGGTCATCCAGAGCGCGTTGGCCTTCACCGAACCGAAGATGAACCCCGCGTAGCCGTGGAGAAAGCAGGCCACGGGAATGCCGAGCCCGGCAAGGAACTTGATGGCCTTTTCGTCCCGGTGGAGCGACTCTTCGCTGACGTCGTACACGCCGAGCGTCAGGGAGCAGAAGATGAAGTACCTGATCCATTCGACCAGGGTCTTGTCCTGCTTTTCCCTGAGCTTGAGCGATACCTCCACAAAGTGCTTCCGGTAGAGGAACCAGAGCTCCGAAGCGACGATCGCGCCGTAGGTGAAGAACACGATGCCGAAGGCTGCGATGGCCGAGGTGAAGTGCGGGGTCATGAAGATCTCGACGCCGCGAAAGGGAAACTGCAGATGGAGCACGATCGGCATGGGCGCGGCGAAGAGCAGGGCAAAGGAGAAGACCAGCGCGAACCGCGCCATGTTCTTCAGCTTCTGGATGCCGAACACGTGGTAGAGCGAGGAGAGCACGAAGGCCCCGGCCACGAGCCCCGTCATGAAGGGGTACATGACGATCTGTATGCTCCAGTAGATGTATTCATTGGGAGTGACGAACAGTTCCTTGACGGTCCAAAGTTCTCCGTGTACCATGGCTATCTGACCTCCTCATCCAGGCCGATGTAGTACACCTGGGGTTTCGTGCCGTATTCGCTCTTCAGCACACCGACCCGCTGCGTTCGCATGGTAAGCGTCACGGGGTCGTTGGGATCCTTGATGTTCCCGATCTGGCGGGCTCCGAAGGGGCAGGCCTGGACGCAGGCGGTCTTGAGCCCCTTCGTGATGCGGTGATAGCAGAAATTGCACTTCTCGGCCGTATGGTAGACGGGGTGGAAGAACCGCACGCCGTAGGGGCACCCCATGATGCAGTAGCCGCAGCCGATGCACCAGGTCCGGTCCACCAGGACGACGCCGTCCGGCGCCTGGTAGGTCGCACCCACGGGGCAGACCTGCACGCAGGGAGGATTGTCGCACTGGTTGCACAGCTTCGGCACGAAGAACGCCTTCTCGATGCCCTCCTTGCTGATGTCTTTGATGCCATCAGCGTTCTCATCGATCTTCGCGGTCGTGAAGCCGTCACGCGCCCCCTTGGGGGTGTCGGCGTACAATT
Coding sequences within it:
- a CDS encoding cytochrome c3 family protein, encoding MTNKERALVPVSLVFLVILTAFAALAAEPETPSKKFFVPPPPFTPGIFPCSQCHAGMPVNRQPRKLEMHQEIVLKHMPGGWCFDCHNPSNRDMLRLANGKLVPFDESYNLCGQCHGTILREWKAGLHGKRTGMWNGEKQYRLCVHCHWPHDPRFKPLKPLPPPVKPSDIK
- the nrfD gene encoding NrfD/PsrC family molybdoenzyme membrane anchor subunit, which codes for MVHGELWTVKELFVTPNEYIYWSIQIVMYPFMTGLVAGAFVLSSLYHVFGIQKLKNMARFALVFSFALLFAAPMPIVLHLQFPFRGVEIFMTPHFTSAIAAFGIVFFTYGAIVASELWFLYRKHFVEVSLKLREKQDKTLVEWIRYFIFCSLTLGVYDVSEESLHRDEKAIKFLAGLGIPVACFLHGYAGFIFGSVKANALWMTPLMPVIFIMSAIVSGIALCMLTYIVTMEIRKFLAKRKRASYAGLPSQEQLKSVEISVVQMTAKYLLAFMVAAISLELLDIIFRGYTAVKSWDILRSVIYERDFGDIFILQYGIGNLLPLIMFLVPGLTIRRAVLASVLVLFGVFMMRWNVVIGGQAFSLTFAGYMHYHLPIVPHNWETVKEGLVGALGIFIMPFVLFTVITKIFPVFESQEAH
- a CDS encoding 4Fe-4S dicluster domain-containing protein, yielding MISRRKFLKNAALGIAGMSIPLAALEIIDPKKLFAEVAADKAAVRWAFLVDTYKCVGCGMCVKACKLENEIPYDANVTRTWVERYVLTKTGKLYADTPKGARDGFTTAKIDENADGIKDISKEGIEKAFFVPKLCNQCDNPPCVQVCPVGATYQAPDGVVLVDRTWCIGCGYCIMGCPYGVRFFHPVYHTAEKCNFCYHRITKGLKTACVQACPFGARQIGNIKDPNDPVTLTMRTQRVGVLKSEYGTKPQVYYIGLDEEVR